A single genomic interval of Homo sapiens chromosome 15, GRCh38.p14 Primary Assembly harbors:
- the LARP6 gene encoding la-related protein 6 isoform 3 (isoform 3 is encoded by transcript variant 3) — MLLVYDLYLSPKLWALATPQKNGRVQEKVMEHLLKLFGTFGVISSVRILKPGRELPPDIRRISSRYSQVGTQECAIVEFEEVEAAIKAHEFMITESQGKENMKAVLIGMKPPKKKPAKDKNHDEEPTASIHLNKSLNKRVEELQYMGDESSANSSSDPESNPTSPMAGRRHAATNKLSPSGHQNLFLSPNASPCTSPWSSPLAQRKGVSRKSPLAEEGRLNCSTSPEIFRKCMDYSSDSSVTPSGSPWVRRRRQAEMGTQEKSPGTSPLLSRKMQTADGLPVGVLRLPRGPDNTRGFHGHERSRACV, encoded by the coding sequence ATGCTCCTGGTCTATGATCTCTACTTGTCTCCTAAGCTGTGGGCTCTGGCCACCCCCCAGAAGAATGGAAGGGTGCAAGAGAAGGTGATGGAACACCTGCTCAAGCTTTTTGGGACTTTTGGAGTCATCTCATCAGTGCGGATCCTCAAACCTGGGAGAGAGCTGCCCCCTGACATCCGGAGGATCAGCAGCCGCTACAGCCAAGTGGGGACCCAGGAGTGCGCCATCGTGGAGTTCGAGGAGGTGGAAGCAGCCATCAAAGCCCATGAGTTCATGATCACAGAATCTCAGGGCAAAGAGAACATGAAAGCTGTCCTGATTGGTATGAAGCCACCCAAAAAGAAACCtgccaaagacaaaaatcatgaCGAGGAGCCCACTGCGAGCATCCACCTGAACAAGTCCCTGAACAAGAGAGTCGAGGAGCTTCAGTACATGGGTGATGAGTCTTCTGCCAACAGCTCCTCTGACCCCGAGAGCAACCCCACATCCCCTATGGCGGGCCGACGGCACGCGGCCACCAACAAGCTCAGCCCGTCTGGCCACCAGAATCTCTTTCTGAGTCCAAATGCCTCCCCGTGCACAAGTCCTTGGAGCAGCCCCTTGGCCCAACGCAAAGGCGTTTCCAGAAAGTCCCCACTGGCGGAGGAAGGTAGACTGAACTGCAGCACCAGCCCTGAGATCTTCCGCAAGTGTATGGATTATTCCTCTGACAGCAGCGTCACTCCCTCTGGCAGCCCCTGGGTCCGGAGGCGTCGCCAAGCCGAGATGGGGACCCAGGAGAAAAGCCCCGGTACGAGTCCCCTGCTCTCCCGGAAGATGCAGACTGCAGATGGGCTACCCGTAGGGGTGCTGAGGTTGCCCAGGGGTCCTGACAACACCAGAGGATTTCATGGCCATGAGAGGAGCAGGGCCTGTGTATAA